Proteins encoded within one genomic window of Platichthys flesus chromosome 13, fPlaFle2.1, whole genome shotgun sequence:
- the desma gene encoding desmin a isoform X1, with the protein MSKSFASSAQSASSYRRTFGSGVGSTPMSSHFSSGGGGGRSSSSHMSSRVYEAKSSAMPAYSSYRVSSGAGGAGYASSSAMRTYSGEKLDFNLADAMNQDFLNTRTNEKAELQHLNDRFASYIEKVRFLEQQNGALTVEIEKLRGREGPGRVSDIYEEEMRELRRQIEAISNQRARVEVERDNLADDLQKVKMRLQEEVHQKEEAESNLSAFRADVDNATLARLDLERRIESLQEEIAFLKKIHEEEIHELQGQMQETQVQVQMDMSKPDLTAALRDIRMQYEGIAAKNISEAEEWYKSKVTDLSQAVNKNNDALRQSKQESMEYRHQIQSYTCEIDSLKGTNESLLRQMRDMEDRMGREASGFQDTITRLEEDINKMKDDMARHLREYQDLLNVKMALDIEIATYRKLLEGEESRITTTGPVQTSYSTIGFRETSPESQHQRSSEVHSKKTVLIKTIETRDGEMKYALSQGASAQCVVSESTQHQQDIM; encoded by the exons ATGAGCAAGTCCTTCGCCTCATCAGCCCAGTCGGCCTCCTCGTACCGCCGCACCTTCGGCTCAGGCGTCGGTTCAACTCCGATGTCTTCCCACTTctcctctggaggaggaggaggccgcaGCTCTTCAAGCCACATGTCAAGCAGAGTCTACGAGGCCAAGAGCTCCGCCATGCCCGCTTATTCCAGCTACAGGGTGTCCTCTGGTGCTGGAGGGGCAGGGTACGCCTCCTCCTCAGCCATGCGCACCTACTCCGGCGAGAAGCTCGACTTCAACCTGGCCGACGCCATGAACCAGGACTTCCTCAACACAAGGACCAACGAGAAGGCCGAGCTCCAGCACCTCAACGACCGCTTTGCCAGCTACATCGAGAAGGTGCGTTTCCTGGAGCAGCAGAATGGGGCCCTGACGGTGgagatcgagaagctgaggggCCGCGAGGGGCCCGGGCGCGTGTCCGACATCTACGAGGAGGAAATGAGGGAGCTGAGGAGGCAGATAGAGGCCATCTCCAACCAGCGCGCCCgcgtggaggtggagagagacaaCCTGGCAGATGACCTGCAGAAAGTGAAGATGAG ACTGCAAGAGGAGGTTCATCAGAAGGAAGAGGCTGAGAGCAACCTGTCTGCTTTCAGAGCC GACGTAGACAATGCCACTCTGGCCAGGCTGGACCTGGAGAGACGGATTGAgagtctgcaggaggagatcGCCTTCCTCAAGAAGATCCATGAGGAG GAAATCCATGAGCTGCAGGGCCAGATGCAGGAGacccaggtccaggtccagatGGACATGTCCAAGCCCGACCTGACCGCTGCTCTGAGGGACATCCGCATGCAGTACGAGGGCATCGCCGCCAAGAACATCTCAGAGGCTGAGGAATGGTACAAGTCTAAG GTGACTGACTTGAGCCAGGCTGTGAACAAGAACAACGATGCACTGCGTCAGTCCAAACAGGAGAGCATGGAGTACAGACACCAGATCCAGTCCTACACCTGTGAGATCGACTCACTGAAGGGCACC AATGAGTCTCTGCTGCGCCAGATGAGAGATATGGAGGATCGCATGGGCCGTGAAGCCTCTGGTTTCCAGGATACCATCACAAGGCTGGAGGAAGACATCAACAAGATGAAG GATGATATGGCTCGCCACCTGAGAGAGTACCAGGACCTCCTCAACGTGAAGATGGCCCTTGATATTGAAATTGCCACCtacaggaagctgctggagggagaggagagcag GATCACCACCACTGGACCTGTCCAGACTTCTTATTCCACCATTGGATTCAGAG AGACCAGTCCCGAGTCCCAGCATCAACGCTCATCAGAGGTTCACTCCAAGAAAACTGTTCTCATCAAGACCATTGAGACCCGCGATGGAGAG ATGAAGTATGCTCTGAGCCAGGGCGCTAGTGCCCAGTGT GTGGTCAGCGAGTCCACACAGCACCAGCAAGACATCATGTAA
- the tmem198a gene encoding transmembrane protein 198-B — protein sequence MPPPLTQAVMTSTSKLLGLVEVGLKCDQEIERRYEIVPSVVCSMCCLFGIIYCFFGYRCFKAVLFLTGLMFGSVVIFMLCYKERVMDTQLSVEASVGIGLGIGTLCGLVTMLVRSVGLFMVGLLLGLLLGVASLVVMEEFYHPKTVWVPLGILLGSGTLFAVLTLQWQCCFVTLSTATFGSAIITVTVDYFIELFALVHYVYERLRVAPKKPVCWFTWVILGVWPVLALLGVLIQWKVTAEGFSHTEVVLSRQQRRVQLMRIRQREEKLKKERENKKKKKRQTPKTGHKQKAQTHHHHHHHHQQYHHPAASHPHHQTQGSQSSQSTQPPKLPPPQTEPGYHRKVNPKRRFDGDVLSPSYIRSFRDRQTDRRVYSNSRMMSRSRMAELDYDCGSQVPLTAPSCPPVRI from the exons ATGCCTCCCCCCTTGACTCAAGCCGTCATGACTTCCACCAGCAAGCTGCTGGGTTTGGTGGAGGTGGGGCTGAAGTGCGACCAGGAGATCGAGAGGAGGTACGAGATTGTGCCCTCGGTGGTCTGCTCCATGTGCTGCCTCTTTGGAATCATCTACTGCTTCTTTG gcTACCGATGCTTCAAGGCGGTGCTGTTCCTCACTGGCCTGATGTTCGGCTCCGTGGTCATCTTCATGCTGTGCTACAAGGAGCGGGTGATGGACACTCAGCTGAGCGTGGAGGCCTCGGTCGGCATCGGCCTGGGCATCGGGACCCTGTGCGGCCTGGTGACCATGCTGGTCCGCAGCGTGGGGCTGTTCATGGTGGGCCTGCTGCTGGGCCTGCTGCTCGGAGTGGCCTCGCTGGTG GTCATGGAGGAGTTCTATCACCCCAAAACAGTGTGGGTTCCCCTGGGCATCCTCCTGGGCTCCGGGACACTGTTCGCCGTCCTCACACTTCAGTGGCAGTGCTGCTTCGTCACCCTCTCCACCGCCACGTTTGGCTCCGCCATCATCACTGTCACCGTGGATTACTTCATAGAGCTGTTCGCCTTGGTCCACTACGTCTACGAGAGACTCAGG GTGGCGCCAAAGAAGCCAGTGTGCTGGTTTACGTGGGTCATCTTGGGGGTGTGGCCTGTCCTGGCCCTCCTCGGAGTGCTGATCCAATGgaaagtcactgcagagggatTTTCTCACACAGAGG TGGTTCTGAGTCGTCAGCAGCGAAGGGTCCAGCTCATGCGTATCCGACAGCGTGAAGAGAAGCTGAAAAAGGAGCgggagaacaagaagaagaagaaacgacAGACCCCGAAAACCGGCCACAAGCAGAAGGCCCAGacccatcaccaccaccaccaccaccaccagcagtaTCACCACCCAGCCGCGTCCCACCCGCATCACCAAACCCAGGGCTCCCAGAGCTCCCAGAGCACCCAGCCACCTAAACTCCCTCCTCCGCAGACTGAGCCTGGCTACCACCGCAAGGTCAACCCTAAAAGACGCTTCGATGGAGACGTGCTGTCACCG AGCTACATCAGGAGTTTCAGGGACAGGCAGACGGACAGACGCGTGTACTCCAACAGTCGCATGATGAGCCGCTCCCGGATGGCCGAACTCGACTACGACTGCGGCTCTCAAGTGCCCCTCACGGCCCCCAGCTGCCCCCCGGTTCGCATCTGA
- the desma gene encoding desmin a isoform X2 encodes MSKSFASSAQSASSYRRTFGSGVGSTPMSSHFSSGGGGGRSSSSHMSSRVYEAKSSAMPAYSSYRVSSGAGGAGYASSSAMRTYSGEKLDFNLADAMNQDFLNTRTNEKAELQHLNDRFASYIEKVRFLEQQNGALTVEIEKLRGREGPGRVSDIYEEEMRELRRQIEAISNQRARVEVERDNLADDLQKVKMRLQEEVHQKEEAESNLSAFRADVDNATLARLDLERRIESLQEEIAFLKKIHEEEIHELQGQMQETQVQVQMDMSKPDLTAALRDIRMQYEGIAAKNISEAEEWYKSKVTDLSQAVNKNNDALRQSKQESMEYRHQIQSYTCEIDSLKGTNESLLRQMRDMEDRMGREASGFQDTITRLEEDINKMKDDMARHLREYQDLLNVKMALDIEIATYRKLLEGEESRITTTGPVQTSYSTIGFRETSPESQHQRSSEVHSKKTVLIKTIETRDGEVVSESTQHQQDIM; translated from the exons ATGAGCAAGTCCTTCGCCTCATCAGCCCAGTCGGCCTCCTCGTACCGCCGCACCTTCGGCTCAGGCGTCGGTTCAACTCCGATGTCTTCCCACTTctcctctggaggaggaggaggccgcaGCTCTTCAAGCCACATGTCAAGCAGAGTCTACGAGGCCAAGAGCTCCGCCATGCCCGCTTATTCCAGCTACAGGGTGTCCTCTGGTGCTGGAGGGGCAGGGTACGCCTCCTCCTCAGCCATGCGCACCTACTCCGGCGAGAAGCTCGACTTCAACCTGGCCGACGCCATGAACCAGGACTTCCTCAACACAAGGACCAACGAGAAGGCCGAGCTCCAGCACCTCAACGACCGCTTTGCCAGCTACATCGAGAAGGTGCGTTTCCTGGAGCAGCAGAATGGGGCCCTGACGGTGgagatcgagaagctgaggggCCGCGAGGGGCCCGGGCGCGTGTCCGACATCTACGAGGAGGAAATGAGGGAGCTGAGGAGGCAGATAGAGGCCATCTCCAACCAGCGCGCCCgcgtggaggtggagagagacaaCCTGGCAGATGACCTGCAGAAAGTGAAGATGAG ACTGCAAGAGGAGGTTCATCAGAAGGAAGAGGCTGAGAGCAACCTGTCTGCTTTCAGAGCC GACGTAGACAATGCCACTCTGGCCAGGCTGGACCTGGAGAGACGGATTGAgagtctgcaggaggagatcGCCTTCCTCAAGAAGATCCATGAGGAG GAAATCCATGAGCTGCAGGGCCAGATGCAGGAGacccaggtccaggtccagatGGACATGTCCAAGCCCGACCTGACCGCTGCTCTGAGGGACATCCGCATGCAGTACGAGGGCATCGCCGCCAAGAACATCTCAGAGGCTGAGGAATGGTACAAGTCTAAG GTGACTGACTTGAGCCAGGCTGTGAACAAGAACAACGATGCACTGCGTCAGTCCAAACAGGAGAGCATGGAGTACAGACACCAGATCCAGTCCTACACCTGTGAGATCGACTCACTGAAGGGCACC AATGAGTCTCTGCTGCGCCAGATGAGAGATATGGAGGATCGCATGGGCCGTGAAGCCTCTGGTTTCCAGGATACCATCACAAGGCTGGAGGAAGACATCAACAAGATGAAG GATGATATGGCTCGCCACCTGAGAGAGTACCAGGACCTCCTCAACGTGAAGATGGCCCTTGATATTGAAATTGCCACCtacaggaagctgctggagggagaggagagcag GATCACCACCACTGGACCTGTCCAGACTTCTTATTCCACCATTGGATTCAGAG AGACCAGTCCCGAGTCCCAGCATCAACGCTCATCAGAGGTTCACTCCAAGAAAACTGTTCTCATCAAGACCATTGAGACCCGCGATGGAGAG GTGGTCAGCGAGTCCACACAGCACCAGCAAGACATCATGTAA